In Proteiniborus ethanoligenes, a single window of DNA contains:
- a CDS encoding acetyl-CoA hydrolase/transferase family protein has product MYSIEEIYKGKTKTIGEALKMIKSHDFIITALGGSEPTAILKELHKIKDNGVKGCHLTNCLPMGNYEFINNPEYEDSIFVNGWFYSPPLRTAQANGNVSHVPQHLHSAYTKRRYAIDGRRLVLLASCSPMDKHGNLSLSLGCTYERDVIDEGAVVIVEVNPNLPRTFGDTTVHISEIDALVEVDYPVIALPEAPISEKDRIIGNLIAELVDDGSTIQLGIGGIPNAVAEALKVKKHLGIHTEMFTDGMVDLIKCGAVDNSMKTLYPHKSVATFALGSKKLYDFLDDNTTVLFKNGKWTNAPYVVGQNHKMVSINTSIEVDFFGQCASESIGPVQISGTGGQSDTAVGAQICPDGKSFIALYSTAQVKNEEGERVTVSKIVPMLKQGSIVSLSRNDVDHVVTEYGVAWLRGRSIKERVERLINIAHPDFRDELRFHAKKNMIW; this is encoded by the coding sequence ATGTATAGCATAGAAGAAATATATAAAGGTAAAACCAAAACTATAGGTGAAGCTCTCAAAATGATTAAATCACATGATTTTATTATTACAGCTCTAGGGGGAAGTGAACCTACAGCTATACTAAAGGAGCTTCACAAGATAAAGGATAACGGAGTAAAAGGATGTCATCTTACAAATTGCTTGCCTATGGGTAATTATGAGTTTATTAATAATCCAGAATACGAAGACAGCATATTTGTAAATGGTTGGTTTTATTCACCACCTTTAAGAACTGCTCAAGCTAATGGCAATGTATCACATGTTCCTCAGCATTTACATTCTGCTTATACTAAAAGAAGATATGCAATAGATGGTAGAAGATTAGTCCTATTGGCAAGCTGTTCTCCAATGGACAAGCATGGAAATCTAAGCTTATCTTTAGGTTGTACTTATGAAAGAGATGTGATAGATGAAGGAGCAGTTGTAATAGTAGAGGTAAACCCAAATCTTCCGAGGACTTTTGGAGATACAACAGTGCACATAAGTGAGATAGATGCTTTAGTAGAAGTAGATTATCCAGTTATAGCACTGCCAGAAGCACCTATATCAGAAAAGGATAGGATAATAGGAAACTTAATCGCAGAGCTAGTAGATGATGGCTCGACTATACAGCTGGGAATAGGCGGTATCCCGAATGCAGTAGCAGAAGCCTTAAAGGTGAAAAAACATCTTGGAATCCATACAGAAATGTTTACAGACGGCATGGTAGATCTAATAAAATGTGGAGCAGTAGACAACTCAATGAAAACACTATATCCACACAAATCAGTAGCTACATTTGCACTTGGCTCTAAAAAGCTATATGACTTTTTAGATGATAATACTACCGTATTATTTAAAAATGGGAAATGGACTAATGCACCCTATGTTGTAGGACAAAACCATAAGATGGTTTCTATAAATACATCTATAGAGGTAGACTTTTTTGGACAATGTGCATCCGAATCCATAGGACCAGTTCAGATATCAGGTACAGGAGGACAATCAGATACAGCTGTAGGAGCTCAAATATGCCCCGATGGGAAATCCTTTATAGCATTGTATTCTACAGCACAGGTGAAAAATGAAGAAGGGGAGAGAGTTACTGTATCCAAGATAGTACCTATGCTAAAGCAAGGTAGCATAGTAAGCTTATCTAGAAATGATGTAGATCATGTAGTCACAGAATACGGCGTAGCATGGCTTAGAGGAAGGTCTATAAAAGAGAGAGTAGAGAGGTTGATTAACATAGCACATCCTGATTTTAGAGATGAACTAAGATTCCATGCAAAGAAAAATATGATATGGTAA
- a CDS encoding permease, producing MDIFTKGLWLITGIWFIVSMIKDKKKTLNAMKMSKKMMGNMVGQIVGILFLIGLILTFIPPHVIKEYLGSSNVILATLLSAALGSITLIPAFIAFPLVGSIVDMGASIVPAVAFLTTLTMVGLVTFNLERQEFGSKFAIARNSLSFVFAILISVAMGVIL from the coding sequence ATGGATATTTTCACAAAGGGCCTATGGCTAATCACAGGAATATGGTTTATTGTATCTATGATTAAAGACAAGAAAAAGACATTAAATGCAATGAAAATGTCAAAAAAAATGATGGGTAATATGGTAGGGCAAATAGTAGGTATACTGTTCTTAATAGGACTTATTCTCACATTTATACCTCCACATGTAATCAAAGAGTACCTAGGCAGCTCTAATGTTATATTAGCCACATTACTTTCAGCAGCTTTAGGAAGTATTACTCTAATACCAGCCTTTATTGCATTTCCATTAGTAGGTTCAATAGTAGATATGGGAGCTAGCATAGTACCTGCAGTAGCATTTTTAACTACATTGACCATGGTTGGATTAGTTACATTTAACCTAGAAAGACAGGAGTTTGGTAGTAAATTTGCCATAGCTAGAAATAGCCTTAGTTTTGTATTTGCAATACTTATATCTGTAGCAATGGGGGTAATACTATGA
- a CDS encoding DUF3343 domain-containing protein, whose amino-acid sequence MENYYCIVTFHTTNHALNFEKAMKEKDIDVKLMPVPRQVSSSCGTAAQFPCSMKREIVNICGEKHIEIDEIHKIYQKESNSLLSKLFKASK is encoded by the coding sequence GTGGAAAATTATTATTGCATAGTTACATTTCATACAACTAATCATGCACTTAACTTTGAGAAAGCAATGAAAGAAAAAGATATTGATGTAAAGCTAATGCCTGTTCCTAGACAGGTTAGTTCTAGCTGCGGAACAGCAGCACAATTTCCATGTAGTATGAAGAGAGAGATAGTTAATATATGTGGAGAGAAACATATAGAAATAGATGAAATACATAAAATTTATCAAAAAGAAAGTAATAGTCTATTATCAAAATTATTTAAAGCTAGCAAATAA
- a CDS encoding diaminopimelate dehydrogenase — MNDKIRIGIVGYGNLGKGARLAIVQNPDMELIAIFTRRNVDSIHVEDKQVKVLNIHMAEEYVDLIDVMLLCGGSAVDLPIQGPYFASMYNTVDSYDNHGNISEYFRDMDKASKLKGKTSTICIGWDPGLFSMNRILFESILPKGESYTFWGPGLSQGHSDAIRRVVGVKDGVQYTIPIKDALEAIRRGKTPQLTTGEKHIRKCYVVEEEGADKDKILKEIKSMPNYFLDYDTEVIFISEKELKENHSQMLHGGFVIRCGSTGREYDNNHLMEFSLKLDNNPEFTSSILLAYARATYKLNKEGHVGAKTVFDIPLKYLSNRTSVDLCKSLL; from the coding sequence TTGAATGATAAAATTAGGATAGGTATTGTAGGCTATGGGAATCTAGGAAAGGGAGCCAGATTAGCTATTGTTCAAAACCCTGATATGGAGCTAATAGCTATATTTACTAGGAGAAATGTGGATAGTATACATGTAGAGGATAAACAGGTTAAGGTTTTAAATATTCATATGGCAGAGGAATATGTAGACCTTATAGATGTAATGCTATTGTGTGGAGGTTCAGCAGTAGACCTTCCGATTCAAGGTCCATACTTTGCAAGTATGTATAATACTGTAGATAGCTATGACAATCATGGGAATATTTCTGAATATTTTAGAGACATGGATAAGGCCTCTAAACTCAAAGGTAAAACCAGTACAATTTGCATAGGCTGGGATCCTGGATTATTTTCTATGAATAGAATATTATTTGAATCCATATTACCTAAGGGTGAAAGCTATACTTTTTGGGGGCCTGGACTTAGTCAAGGGCATTCAGACGCCATAAGAAGAGTAGTAGGAGTAAAAGATGGAGTACAATATACTATTCCTATAAAGGATGCATTAGAAGCAATACGTAGGGGGAAAACTCCTCAGCTGACTACTGGAGAAAAGCATATTAGAAAATGCTATGTAGTAGAGGAGGAAGGAGCAGATAAAGATAAAATCCTAAAGGAAATTAAATCTATGCCTAATTATTTTTTAGATTATGATACAGAGGTAATATTTATTTCAGAAAAAGAATTAAAAGAAAACCACTCACAAATGCTTCATGGTGGTTTTGTCATTAGATGTGGGAGTACAGGTAGAGAGTATGATAACAATCATTTAATGGAATTTTCACTAAAGCTAGATAACAATCCAGAATTTACTTCCAGTATTTTGCTAGCCTATGCAAGGGCCACATATAAGCTCAATAAGGAAGGTCATGTAGGAGCAAAGACTGTATTTGATATACCACTAAAATACTTATCAAACAGAACCTCAGTAGATTTATGTAAAAGCCTACTTTAA
- a CDS encoding flavodoxin family protein produces the protein MKVIGIVGSPREHSNSAYFVEVALKKLQEHGIETELISLRGKRIHPCTGCYGCVTAKECTLEKDDFDEVFNKMLKADGIIVGSPVYNSSTPADLKALLDRAGFLSRWINNEMKDKAESYDWKGTAFSGKVAAPITVARRAGQNFAFAELLLWFTVNDFIVIGSHYWNVGVAGKGGAVDADKDLEGIGIMEHMADNMAHVIKQLKK, from the coding sequence ATGAAGGTTATTGGAATTGTAGGAAGTCCAAGAGAACATAGCAACTCAGCATACTTTGTAGAAGTAGCCCTAAAAAAGCTTCAAGAGCATGGTATAGAAACAGAGCTTATAAGCCTTAGGGGAAAACGAATTCATCCATGTACAGGCTGCTATGGCTGTGTTACAGCAAAGGAATGCACCTTAGAAAAAGATGATTTTGATGAGGTGTTTAATAAGATGCTAAAGGCAGATGGAATTATAGTAGGCTCACCTGTATATAATTCTTCTACTCCAGCGGATCTTAAAGCCTTACTAGATAGAGCAGGGTTCTTAAGCAGATGGATTAATAATGAAATGAAGGATAAAGCCGAAAGCTATGATTGGAAAGGAACGGCTTTTTCAGGAAAGGTTGCAGCACCTATTACAGTAGCTAGGAGGGCAGGACAGAATTTTGCCTTTGCAGAGCTTTTACTATGGTTTACTGTAAATGACTTTATTGTTATTGGATCTCACTACTGGAATGTAGGAGTTGCAGGCAAAGGAGGTGCAGTAGACGCAGATAAGGACTTAGAAGGAATAGGCATTATGGAACATATGGCAGATAACATGGCCCATGTAATTAAACAGCTTAAAAAATAA
- a CDS encoding 3-oxoacyl-ACP synthase — MEKDFRVGIVDYSLYLPEETITAEELSKLVNIKPEILREKMGINRKYVGGPEDHPVMMATKAAKDLLNNTKLDPNDIDMILYAGETYCEYVCWTASIKIQSELGADNAFAWDMGLRCAATPLAMKIAKDMMYANKNMKNVLIVGGNANAYLVDYKDPVQSFMFNMSPAGIAILLRRDHDENELLGTGIITDHVFCDDVYGKYGGSLHPITEEIAKDPETLRKAQLLVVPDGEGMKKRLGEKSLPNFTGAVRLALEDSGLEEKDIDFIGITHINPKAHYAIMDNLGIDKEKTVYLADDGHCGHVDQFLAIDYGIKQGKVKEGDICALLGAGTGYAFTCSMVRWGKVR, encoded by the coding sequence ATGGAAAAAGATTTTAGGGTAGGAATTGTTGATTATTCCTTGTATCTTCCAGAGGAAACAATAACAGCAGAGGAGCTATCAAAATTAGTAAACATTAAACCAGAAATACTCAGAGAAAAAATGGGAATCAATAGAAAATACGTAGGTGGACCTGAGGATCATCCAGTGATGATGGCAACAAAAGCTGCAAAGGATTTATTAAATAATACAAAATTAGATCCAAATGACATTGATATGATACTTTATGCAGGTGAAACATATTGCGAGTATGTATGCTGGACGGCATCTATTAAAATACAAAGTGAGCTAGGTGCTGATAATGCCTTTGCATGGGATATGGGCTTAAGATGTGCAGCAACTCCATTAGCTATGAAAATAGCAAAAGATATGATGTATGCAAATAAAAACATGAAAAACGTCCTTATAGTAGGTGGAAATGCAAACGCATATTTAGTTGACTATAAGGATCCAGTTCAATCTTTTATGTTTAACATGTCGCCAGCAGGGATTGCAATATTACTTCGTAGGGATCATGATGAAAATGAGTTATTAGGCACTGGAATAATTACTGATCATGTATTTTGTGATGATGTATATGGCAAATATGGTGGCTCCTTACATCCAATAACAGAAGAAATAGCAAAGGATCCAGAAACATTAAGAAAAGCTCAGCTACTAGTAGTACCAGACGGAGAAGGAATGAAAAAAAGACTAGGAGAGAAATCATTACCTAACTTTACTGGAGCTGTAAGATTAGCTTTAGAAGATTCAGGACTAGAGGAGAAGGACATAGACTTTATAGGTATAACTCACATCAATCCTAAAGCACATTATGCCATAATGGACAATCTAGGCATTGACAAAGAAAAAACCGTATATTTAGCAGATGATGGGCACTGTGGCCATGTGGATCAATTTCTTGCAATAGACTATGGAATAAAGCAAGGCAAGGTAAAGGAAGGAGACATATGTGCATTGTTAGGGGCTGGAACAGGATATGCATTTACTTGTTCAATGGTTAGATGGGGAAAAGTAAGGTAG
- a CDS encoding sulfurtransferase TusA family protein: protein MANLVDARGRSCPEPVIMTKNAIESGQEGIKVLVDAQVAVENIKRFATSQGYKVEVEEREDEYSLTLRK, encoded by the coding sequence ATGGCTAATCTAGTAGATGCAAGAGGCAGATCTTGTCCAGAACCAGTTATAATGACTAAAAATGCGATAGAAAGTGGGCAAGAAGGTATAAAAGTACTTGTAGATGCTCAAGTAGCAGTTGAAAACATAAAAAGATTTGCTACTAGCCAAGGCTATAAGGTAGAAGTAGAAGAAAGAGAAGATGAATACTCTCTAACTTTAAGAAAATAG
- a CDS encoding permease — protein MIEKLKKNKFLVIVGAIYIILFLTNTEKATLSVKNSGYYIKEMLMIMPVVFLLTSLLEAWVPKKMIMEHLGEGSGFKGSFISLLLGSISAGPIYAAFPICKTLLKKGASISNIVVILSAWAVIKIPMLANEAKFLSPKFMATRWVFTTISIFLMGYIISKLVKKEDLPMENEEIEEGTIILKSEFCIGCGICEKLVPEHFFMEGNKALVINNKVTEETETKAQKIQEKCPAKAIQVG, from the coding sequence ATGATAGAGAAATTAAAGAAAAATAAATTTTTAGTAATAGTTGGGGCAATATATATAATATTATTTTTAACTAACACAGAAAAAGCAACCTTATCTGTAAAGAATAGTGGCTATTATATAAAAGAAATGCTTATGATAATGCCAGTAGTATTCTTGCTTACATCATTACTAGAGGCATGGGTACCTAAGAAGATGATAATGGAGCATTTAGGTGAAGGCTCAGGCTTCAAAGGCTCATTTATATCATTGCTATTAGGAAGTATATCAGCAGGACCCATATATGCAGCTTTCCCAATATGTAAAACTCTGCTAAAAAAGGGGGCTAGCATATCTAATATAGTAGTTATATTGAGTGCTTGGGCTGTTATTAAGATTCCTATGCTCGCTAATGAAGCAAAGTTTTTAAGCCCAAAGTTCATGGCTACAAGATGGGTATTTACAACTATATCAATATTTTTGATGGGTTATATAATATCAAAGCTAGTGAAAAAAGAAGATTTACCTATGGAAAATGAGGAAATAGAGGAAGGTACTATAATACTAAAATCAGAATTTTGCATAGGCTGTGGTATATGTGAAAAACTAGTTCCAGAACACTTTTTCATGGAAGGAAATAAGGCTTTAGTTATAAATAATAAGGTTACAGAAGAAACAGAAACCAAGGCCCAAAAAATTCAAGAAAAATGTCCAGCAAAAGCAATACAAGTAGGATAA
- a CDS encoding ABC-F family ATP-binding cassette domain-containing protein yields the protein MINVTNLSLQFGGRKLFSDVNIKFTPGNCYGVIGANGAGKSTFLKILSGEIESTTGEVSIAPDARMSVLKQDHFQYDDYPVLETVIMGNARLYEIMKEKDALYAKPDFTDEDGIKASELECEFAELDGWEAESEASSLLQGLGIGIELHTKNVKELSGNDKIKVLLAQALFGKPGILILDEPTNHLDIKAIAWLEEFLIQFEGTVIVVSHDRYFLNKVCTHMADIDFGKIKLYVGNYDFWYESSQLALQMMKDQNKKKEEKIKELQDFIARFSANASKSRQATSRKKLLEKISLDDIQPSNRRYPFVGFKPEREVGNNILTVEGLSKTIDGVKVLDNISFTVAKDDKIAFVGENEIANTTLLKILMGEIEPDSGEYKWGVTITTAYFPMDNSEFFNDVELNLVDWMRQFSEEKSESYLRGFLGRMLFSGEEALKQAKVLSGGERVRCMLSKMMLSTANVLVLDQPTNHLDLESITALNNGLKDYKSNILFTSHDHQFIQTIANRIIEITPSGLIDKRMTYDEYLEAMNS from the coding sequence ATGATTAATGTAACAAATTTAAGCTTGCAGTTTGGAGGACGTAAGCTCTTTTCTGATGTAAATATAAAATTTACCCCTGGCAACTGCTATGGTGTTATTGGAGCAAATGGTGCAGGAAAAAGTACTTTTTTAAAGATTCTATCTGGTGAAATAGAATCAACTACAGGCGAAGTAAGCATAGCTCCAGATGCTCGTATGTCTGTGCTAAAGCAAGACCATTTCCAATATGATGATTATCCTGTTTTAGAAACTGTAATAATGGGGAATGCTAGACTTTATGAAATAATGAAGGAAAAGGATGCTCTCTATGCAAAACCAGATTTTACAGATGAAGATGGAATAAAGGCATCTGAGCTTGAGTGTGAGTTTGCAGAGCTAGATGGATGGGAAGCAGAATCCGAAGCCTCTTCACTACTTCAAGGCCTAGGTATAGGTATTGAGCTACACACTAAAAATGTTAAAGAGCTTTCAGGTAATGATAAGATTAAAGTGCTCCTAGCCCAGGCTCTTTTTGGTAAGCCTGGAATATTAATTTTAGACGAGCCTACTAACCACTTAGATATTAAAGCTATAGCATGGCTTGAGGAGTTCTTAATTCAGTTTGAAGGAACTGTCATCGTAGTATCCCATGATAGATATTTCTTAAATAAGGTCTGTACTCATATGGCTGATATAGATTTTGGGAAGATTAAGCTATACGTTGGAAACTATGACTTTTGGTACGAATCTAGCCAGCTTGCCCTTCAAATGATGAAGGACCAAAACAAGAAGAAGGAAGAAAAGATTAAGGAGCTTCAAGATTTCATTGCCCGTTTTAGTGCAAATGCTTCTAAGTCAAGACAAGCAACCTCTCGTAAAAAGCTTCTTGAAAAAATCTCTTTAGATGATATTCAGCCATCTAATAGGAGATATCCTTTTGTTGGCTTTAAGCCTGAAAGAGAGGTAGGCAACAACATACTTACTGTAGAAGGCTTATCTAAAACCATAGATGGTGTTAAGGTGTTAGATAATATTAGCTTTACAGTTGCTAAAGACGATAAAATTGCTTTTGTAGGAGAAAATGAAATTGCAAATACTACTCTATTAAAAATATTAATGGGCGAGATAGAGCCTGATAGTGGAGAGTATAAATGGGGAGTAACTATAACTACGGCTTATTTCCCTATGGATAACTCTGAGTTTTTCAATGATGTTGAGTTAAATCTTGTAGACTGGATGCGTCAATTTTCCGAAGAAAAATCAGAAAGCTACCTGAGAGGCTTTTTAGGAAGAATGCTTTTCTCAGGTGAAGAGGCTCTAAAGCAGGCCAAGGTTCTCTCTGGTGGTGAAAGAGTAAGGTGTATGCTCTCGAAGATGATGCTAAGTACTGCAAATGTGTTAGTCTTAGATCAGCCGACGAACCATTTAGACTTAGAATCTATTACTGCTTTAAATAATGGTCTTAAGGATTATAAGAGTAACATTTTATTTACTTCACATGACCATCAGTTTATACAAACTATTGCGAATAGAATAATTGAGATTACTCCTTCAGGACTTATAGATAAAAGGATGACTTATGATGAGTATCTTGAAGCTATGAATTCTTAA
- a CDS encoding sigma-54 interaction domain-containing protein, with protein sequence MKKYPEASVDPNEIRDIFVSMTSLLFNQLPIPINFIDTEGKVIIMNQAFLDYLNIGLEDVTGKHLSEIDPSVRLPIVVKTGHAEIGQKHRFHSGRESIVHRIPLFYKDTIIGGVGIILIEDLNYLYEISEENSLIKTLKVNKANKIADVYKTKYTFDDILTQSYLGEKCKEQAKIYSTNDFPILITGESGVGKELFAHSIHSLSNRKDGPFIRVNCAAIPESLIESELFGYEKGAFTGAQSTGKIGKFELANGGTIFLDEIGDFPLGLQAKLLRVLQEKEIEKIGSNEIVQLDIRIIAATNYSLEDKVKENKFRQDLFYRLNVLNLNVPSLKERKDDIPLLINHFITSMYQNFNIYKRFPDDVIEILKAYSWPGNVRELKNIVERIAVNTKGKVVNESDIPDYIIEEINNNFHTSNEDSCELKNGSLKNTLLEIEKRIIKDTLLKCNNNKAEAARVLGIPRMTLYRKLKEFDD encoded by the coding sequence TTGAAAAAGTATCCAGAGGCTTCCGTTGACCCAAATGAAATTAGAGATATTTTTGTTTCTATGACTTCCTTGCTTTTTAATCAATTGCCTATACCAATAAACTTTATAGATACAGAAGGCAAGGTTATCATAATGAATCAGGCTTTTTTAGATTATCTTAATATAGGCTTAGAGGATGTTACAGGAAAGCATTTGTCAGAAATTGATCCTTCTGTAAGACTGCCCATAGTTGTCAAAACTGGTCATGCAGAAATTGGTCAAAAGCATCGATTTCATAGTGGGCGTGAATCAATAGTACATAGGATTCCACTATTTTATAAGGACACTATTATAGGTGGGGTAGGTATTATATTAATAGAAGACTTAAACTATCTTTATGAAATTTCAGAAGAAAATAGCTTGATTAAAACTCTTAAGGTAAACAAGGCAAATAAAATTGCTGATGTCTATAAAACCAAATATACTTTTGATGATATATTGACCCAATCATACTTAGGCGAAAAGTGTAAGGAGCAGGCAAAAATTTATTCTACTAATGACTTTCCTATACTGATTACAGGAGAAAGCGGAGTAGGTAAAGAGTTATTTGCCCACTCAATACATTCCTTAAGCAATAGAAAAGACGGCCCCTTTATTAGGGTAAACTGTGCTGCTATTCCTGAATCCTTAATCGAATCTGAGCTATTTGGATATGAAAAAGGTGCCTTTACAGGAGCCCAGTCCACTGGCAAAATTGGTAAGTTTGAATTAGCCAATGGGGGAACTATTTTTCTAGATGAGATTGGCGACTTCCCTCTCGGCCTACAGGCTAAGCTTCTTAGAGTGTTGCAAGAAAAGGAAATAGAAAAGATTGGCAGTAATGAAATAGTACAGCTAGATATTAGAATAATAGCTGCTACAAATTATAGTCTTGAAGATAAGGTTAAAGAAAATAAGTTTAGACAGGATTTATTTTATAGATTAAACGTCCTAAATCTTAATGTACCCAGTCTGAAGGAAAGAAAGGACGATATCCCTTTGCTCATAAACCATTTCATTACTTCCATGTATCAAAACTTTAATATCTATAAAAGATTTCCTGATGATGTTATAGAAATTCTTAAAGCCTATTCTTGGCCAGGGAATGTTAGAGAATTAAAAAATATTGTAGAGCGTATTGCTGTAAATACTAAGGGAAAAGTCGTTAATGAAAGTGATATCCCTGATTATATTATTGAAGAGATAAATAATAACTTCCATACTTCTAATGAAGATAGTTGCGAACTAAAGAACGGCTCTTTAAAAAACACTCTTTTAGAAATAGAAAAGAGAATCATTAAAGATACTTTGCTAAAATGCAATAATAACAAGGCAGAAGCTGCTAGAGTTTTAGGCATACCTAGAATGACTCTCTATAGAAAACTAAAGGAATTTGATGATTAG
- a CDS encoding substrate-binding domain-containing protein — MKRKVISLLLVIVIMSSLLLAGCGSKTTGGVDKSQPIRIGGITSLSGALQDYGQQNQRGFMLGLEYATKGTMEVAGRKIEVIWEDTTTVPDVARERAIKLLDQDKVDILVGPASSSDAAAILELAEEFKKVIVLEPAAADFLTGPSWNRYTFRTGRNSAQDANAVANVIVTGKPGAKVATLAPDSAYGRSMVEPAVNSLKNNGAELIHQEFPPAETTDFTPYILRIREARPDYLIVIWAGANNPWGQLMELNLEQYGIQITAGVAEIAALKMMQPMIGMHGYTLYYNSVPQNPVNDWLVEKHKEKYGQVPDIFVSGGMASAIAIVTALEKTGGNADAEELIKTMRGMEFDSPTGKRYFREEDHQAIQVLYEIILTEVEGVDHPVPKLVREIPAEDIAPPITVPADAKR, encoded by the coding sequence TTGAAAAGAAAAGTAATTTCTTTATTGTTAGTTATAGTTATTATGTCCTCACTATTATTAGCAGGCTGTGGAAGCAAGACAACGGGTGGTGTAGATAAAAGCCAACCTATTAGAATCGGGGGAATTACATCCTTAAGTGGTGCTCTACAAGATTATGGTCAACAAAACCAAAGAGGATTTATGCTAGGACTAGAATATGCTACAAAGGGAACTATGGAAGTAGCAGGTAGAAAAATAGAGGTTATTTGGGAAGACACTACAACTGTGCCTGACGTAGCAAGAGAAAGAGCAATAAAGCTATTAGATCAAGATAAGGTTGATATATTAGTAGGACCTGCATCATCCTCTGATGCTGCGGCAATTCTAGAGCTTGCGGAAGAATTTAAGAAGGTAATTGTACTTGAACCAGCAGCAGCAGATTTTTTAACTGGACCAAGCTGGAACAGATACACATTCCGTACAGGTAGAAACTCAGCACAAGATGCTAATGCAGTTGCGAACGTTATTGTCACTGGCAAACCAGGCGCTAAGGTTGCTACATTGGCACCAGATAGTGCATATGGAAGATCAATGGTAGAGCCTGCTGTTAACTCCTTAAAAAATAATGGAGCAGAGCTAATACATCAAGAGTTTCCACCAGCAGAAACTACAGATTTCACACCATATATATTAAGAATTAGGGAAGCTAGGCCAGATTATCTTATTGTTATTTGGGCAGGAGCTAACAACCCATGGGGTCAATTAATGGAGCTAAACCTAGAGCAATATGGTATACAAATAACTGCAGGAGTAGCTGAGATTGCAGCTTTAAAAATGATGCAGCCTATGATAGGAATGCATGGCTATACCTTATATTATAATAGTGTTCCTCAAAATCCTGTTAATGATTGGCTAGTTGAAAAGCATAAGGAAAAGTATGGACAAGTGCCAGATATTTTCGTGTCAGGAGGAATGGCTTCTGCTATAGCAATAGTTACAGCTTTAGAGAAAACCGGTGGAAATGCTGATGCAGAAGAGCTAATCAAAACTATGAGAGGCATGGAATTTGATAGCCCAACTGGCAAGAGATACTTCCGTGAAGAAGATCATCAAGCAATACAGGTGTTATATGAGATCATACTGACAGAAGTAGAGGGTGTAGATCATCCAGTACCAAAACTAGTACGTGAAATACCAGCAGAGGATATAGCACCACCAATAACAGTTCCAGCTGATGCAAAACGCTAG
- a CDS encoding Crp/Fnr family transcriptional regulator, which produces MNINKYKDFLAQIHLFNMLSPNEIDEYFQSNKFEIKNYNKNSIIYLQNEKCNTVDVILKGDIAIQRIDESGDVLTITSLSSGDIMGGNLAFSENNQYPMTIIATSSSKVLHIKKELIIELCQSNKEFLVQFFQCLSDKTLILTDKIKFISIKSIRDKIIEFLNYEYYIQKNTTIKLNITKKELSERLGIQRPSFFRELSKMKKEGLIDYDSKNIKILYFK; this is translated from the coding sequence ATGAATATTAATAAATACAAGGATTTTCTAGCTCAAATCCACCTGTTTAACATGCTTTCTCCTAATGAAATAGATGAATACTTTCAATCTAATAAATTTGAAATTAAAAATTATAATAAAAATTCAATTATTTATTTGCAAAATGAAAAGTGTAATACTGTTGATGTGATATTAAAGGGAGATATAGCTATCCAGAGGATTGATGAAAGTGGAGATGTATTAACAATAACCTCTTTATCCTCTGGAGATATTATGGGTGGCAACTTAGCCTTCTCAGAAAATAATCAATATCCTATGACTATTATAGCTACGTCTAGCTCTAAGGTACTCCATATAAAAAAAGAGTTAATTATAGAGCTTTGCCAAAGCAACAAGGAATTTTTAGTCCAGTTTTTTCAATGTCTTTCAGATAAAACATTGATTCTTACAGATAAAATTAAGTTTATATCAATAAAAAGCATTCGTGATAAAATAATTGAATTTCTGAATTACGAATACTATATTCAGAAAAATACCACTATTAAATTAAATATTACGAAAAAAGAACTCTCTGAAAGACTTGGAATACAAAGACCTTCTTTTTTCAGAGAGCTAAGCAAAATGAAAAAAGAAGGTCTTATTGATTATGATTCTAAAAATATTAAGATTTTATATTTTAAGTAA